A region from the Benincasa hispida cultivar B227 chromosome 12, ASM972705v1, whole genome shotgun sequence genome encodes:
- the LOC120092826 gene encoding uncharacterized protein LOC120092826 isoform X4 has translation MSHYSINYYQSQAIRSTMKLWWLQHLTGKGNSNLRRSMHLPSLFNGTILVSISAALSEESNACIGNKQSQTNVCTKARRPQRQTHALKAELLHKQMHAVIACVHRIEVVVIKQMR, from the exons ATGAGCCATTACTCAATCAACTATTATCAAAGTCAG GCGATTCGGTCAACGATGaagctctggtggttacaacacTTAACAGGAAAAG GTAACTCGAACCTGAGAAGGTCCATGCATCTTCCAAGCTTGTTTAATGGAACAATTTTGGTTAGCATATCAGCTGCATTATCAGAG gaatcaaacgcatgcattggaaataagcaatcacagacaAACGTATGCACTAAAGCCAGGCGACCACAAAGACAAACACATGCGCTGAAAGCCGAACTTTTGCATAAACAAATGCATGCGGtgattgcatgcgtccatcgcatagaagttgtaGTGATCAAGCAAATGCGGTGA
- the LOC120092826 gene encoding uncharacterized protein LOC120092826 isoform X3 yields the protein MSHYSINYYQSQAIRSTMKLWWLQHLTGKGNSNLRRSMHLPSLFNGTILVSISAALSELSQESNACIGNKQSQTNVCTKARRPQRQTHALKAELLHKQMHAVIACVHRIEVVVIKQMR from the exons ATGAGCCATTACTCAATCAACTATTATCAAAGTCAG GCGATTCGGTCAACGATGaagctctggtggttacaacacTTAACAGGAAAAG GTAACTCGAACCTGAGAAGGTCCATGCATCTTCCAAGCTTGTTTAATGGAACAATTTTGGTTAGCATATCAGCTGCATTATCAGAG ctatcgcaggaatcaaacgcatgcattggaaataagcaatcacagacaAACGTATGCACTAAAGCCAGGCGACCACAAAGACAAACACATGCGCTGAAAGCCGAACTTTTGCATAAACAAATGCATGCGGtgattgcatgcgtccatcgcatagaagttgtaGTGATCAAGCAAATGCGGTGA